From a region of the Alnus glutinosa chromosome 1, dhAlnGlut1.1, whole genome shotgun sequence genome:
- the LOC133858447 gene encoding uncharacterized protein LOC133858447 isoform X2 has translation MTIVRAQNLSREQVVQQQHHLSGGLYTGCGGGFRENFGLMSRVQGYEYCSESCLGSDLVVGDQMAEDESRTNSLNEAASSSKDIQEERDEGWLQLSIGGHSTAASHNNVNKHDLADPTARRASGLLELDLLPGGGSSQQARPLAPIFHVPEFRAPRAVTSFPGGSSLFFQHPGSSSNFPHQDINWGFRPISRHIIGTTSSSTSSSSSSSLMPLGSYFAQPFQLHSGIDAAGPSLDFRVTDPPRRPHSGIWFMLQASQNQAKEPFLPQIPKSYLRIKDGRMTVRLLMKYLVNKLRLDSESEVEITCRGQQLPPFLTLQHVRDNIWSPRDTVTLLQDSSTTDHVMVLHYGRSA, from the exons ATGACCATCGTTCGTGCTCAAAACCTCTCAAGAGAACAAGTAGTACAACAGCAACATCATCTTTCTGGAGGTTTATATACTGGTTGCGGTGGGGGGTTTAGAGAAAATTTCGGTCTTATGAGCCGTGTACAAGGTTATGAATATTGTAGTGAATCTTGCTTAGGATCTGATCTAGTGGTTGGTGATCAGATGGCTGAAGATGAATCAAGAACTAACAGTCTTAACGAAGCCGCCTCGAGTTCAAAAGATATTCAAGAAGAGAGGGATGAAGGGTGGCTACAATTGAGCATAGGCGGTCACAGTACTGCTGCCAGCCACAACAACGTCAACAAGCATGATCTGGCAGACCCAACGGCCAGAAGAGCTTCCGGATTGCTCGAGCTTGATCTATTGCCCGGCGGCGGTAGTTCACAACAAGCAAGGCCATTAGCCCCTATCTTCCATGTGCCGGAATTTAGAGCTCCTCGTGCGGTTACAAGTTTCCCAGGTGGCAGTAGTTTGTTTTTTCAGCACCCGGGAAGTAGCTCAAACTTTCCTCATCAAGATATTAACTGGGGTTTTAGGCCAATCAGCCGGCATATTATAGGGACTACTTCTTCCTCTACATCAtcatcgtcttcttcttctttgatgccATTGGGGTCCTATTTTGCACAGCCCTTTCAACTCCACTCTGGTATTGATGCTGCTGGGCCGAGCTTAGACTTCAGAGTTACTGATCCTCCGAGGAGGCCCCATTCTGGCATTTGGTTTATGCTGCAAGCCTCCCAAAATCA AGCAAAGGAACCATTTTTGCCTCAGATACCAAAGAGCTACCTAAGAATCAA GGATGGAAGGATGACAGTTCGATTGTTAATGAAGTATTTGGTCAATAAGCTGAGACTGGATAGCGAATCAGAG GTAGAGATAACATGTAGAGGGCAACAGCTTCCACCTTTCTTGACGTTGCAGCATGTAAGAGATAACATATGGAGTCCGAGGGACACAGTGACTTTGCTTCAAGACTCCTCAACCACAGATCATGTCATGGTGTTGCACTACGGTAGGAGTGCTTGA
- the LOC133858373 gene encoding uncharacterized protein LOC133858373 produces the protein MAAELQPPEALITAAPTATAATTTATTAETTTTAPPSSDNPGPSLAPKRQRRPSVRLGEIGDQPATLSYDSHVRRTKHHPWRLPKDHSSKSVKARSLTNLVNGGDSHDTQEPQEERNQNGEGNLEFANRKKAKRGSTKRVRSNWVTRIDEGAAAEGDSREDGNNEGFRDFDPDSDSPLKDHSPVHSVGNVELDLWHGVRRQGRARVSESRENDAVDLENYPESDSRDRRCGTSEGVRSWLIELGLSRYAPVFEIHEVDDDVLPMLTLEDLKDMGINAVGSRRKMYAAIQKLRKGYS, from the coding sequence ATGGCAGCTGAGCTACAACCACCAGAAGCCCTAATAACCGCCGCCCCAACCGCCACGGCGGCGACTACGACAGCAACAACAGCAGAAACGACAACGACGGCCCCACCCTCGAGCGACAACCCAGGCCCAAGTTTGGCCCCTAAACGGCAGCGCCGGCCCAGCGTCCGATTGGGAGAGATCGGGGACCAGCCCGCCACGCTCTCCTACGACTCGCACGTGCGAAGGACCAAGCACCACCCCTGGAGGCTCCCCAAGGACCACTCCTCCAAGTCCGTGAAGGCTCGGTCGCTAACCAACCTCGTCAACGGCGGCGATTCCCACGATACTCAAGAACCACAAGAAGAAAGGAACCAAAACGGCGAGGGAAACCTCGAGTTCGCGAACCGGAAGAAGGCGAAGCGGGGCTCCACGAAGCGGGTCCGATCCAATTGGGTGACAAGGATCGACGAGGGAGCGGCGGCGGAGGGAGACAGCAGAGAAGACGGGAACAACGAGGGGTTTAGGGATTTCGATCCGGACTCGGATAGTCCGTTGAAGGACCACAGCCCGGTTCACTCGGTGGGCAACGTCGAGCTGGATTTGTGGCACGGGGTTAGGAGGCAAGGCCGGGCTAGGGTTTCGGAGAGCCGAGAGAACGACGCCGTTGATTTGGAGAACTACCCGGAGTCCGATTCGAGGGACCGGAGGTGTGGGACGAGCGAGGGGGTGAGGTCTTGGCTGATCGAATTGGGGCTGAGCCGGTACGCGCCGGTGTTCGAGATTCACGAGGTGGACGACGACGTTTTGCCTATGTTGACGCTGGAGGATCTCAAGGATATGGGAATCAATGCTGTCGGGTCGAGACGGAAAATGTACGCTGCAATTCAAAAGCTTCGCAAGGGGTATTCGTGA
- the LOC133858447 gene encoding uncharacterized protein LOC133858447 isoform X1 yields the protein MTIVRAQNLSREQVVQQQHHLSGGLYTGCGGGFRENFGLMSRVQGYEYCSESCLGSDLVVGDQMAEDESRTNSLNEAASSSKDIQEERDEGWLQLSIGGHSTAASHNNVNKHDLADPTARRASGLLELDLLPGGGSSQQARPLAPIFHVPEFRAPRAVTSFPGGSSLFFQHPGSSSNFPHQDINWGFRPISRHIIGTTSSSTSSSSSSSLMPLGSYFAQPFQLHSGIDAAGPSLDFRVTDPPRRPHSGIWFMLQASQNQAKEPFLPQIPKSYLRIKDGRMTVRLLMKYLVNKLRLDSESEQVEITCRGQQLPPFLTLQHVRDNIWSPRDTVTLLQDSSTTDHVMVLHYGRSA from the exons ATGACCATCGTTCGTGCTCAAAACCTCTCAAGAGAACAAGTAGTACAACAGCAACATCATCTTTCTGGAGGTTTATATACTGGTTGCGGTGGGGGGTTTAGAGAAAATTTCGGTCTTATGAGCCGTGTACAAGGTTATGAATATTGTAGTGAATCTTGCTTAGGATCTGATCTAGTGGTTGGTGATCAGATGGCTGAAGATGAATCAAGAACTAACAGTCTTAACGAAGCCGCCTCGAGTTCAAAAGATATTCAAGAAGAGAGGGATGAAGGGTGGCTACAATTGAGCATAGGCGGTCACAGTACTGCTGCCAGCCACAACAACGTCAACAAGCATGATCTGGCAGACCCAACGGCCAGAAGAGCTTCCGGATTGCTCGAGCTTGATCTATTGCCCGGCGGCGGTAGTTCACAACAAGCAAGGCCATTAGCCCCTATCTTCCATGTGCCGGAATTTAGAGCTCCTCGTGCGGTTACAAGTTTCCCAGGTGGCAGTAGTTTGTTTTTTCAGCACCCGGGAAGTAGCTCAAACTTTCCTCATCAAGATATTAACTGGGGTTTTAGGCCAATCAGCCGGCATATTATAGGGACTACTTCTTCCTCTACATCAtcatcgtcttcttcttctttgatgccATTGGGGTCCTATTTTGCACAGCCCTTTCAACTCCACTCTGGTATTGATGCTGCTGGGCCGAGCTTAGACTTCAGAGTTACTGATCCTCCGAGGAGGCCCCATTCTGGCATTTGGTTTATGCTGCAAGCCTCCCAAAATCA AGCAAAGGAACCATTTTTGCCTCAGATACCAAAGAGCTACCTAAGAATCAA GGATGGAAGGATGACAGTTCGATTGTTAATGAAGTATTTGGTCAATAAGCTGAGACTGGATAGCGAATCAGAG CAGGTAGAGATAACATGTAGAGGGCAACAGCTTCCACCTTTCTTGACGTTGCAGCATGTAAGAGATAACATATGGAGTCCGAGGGACACAGTGACTTTGCTTCAAGACTCCTCAACCACAGATCATGTCATGGTGTTGCACTACGGTAGGAGTGCTTGA